Within Flavobacteriales bacterium, the genomic segment CTTTCCCAGTCATAACTAAGAGAAATATCCCAAAGATCTTCGTGTTCATACGTAGCTCCAATTTGAGGGTTGAGGCTGTTGATTTTATTTTCACCAAGAATTCCATTATTATAAAAAAGATCATTGTAAAATTGGAAACTAATACGAGTAAGTGCCTTGAAGCTTTTCACAGAATCTACTTCAAATGTTCTTGACAAACTAGCTGAAGTATAAGTGTTATATTTTCCATTGGCATTGGTGTATGATGAAGTTCTGATAAAATTATCGCTGATGCTTACAGAGTCGATAATAGCATCATTTCTATAGTTGAAATTCCCATAGAAATAATAAGACCATCCTTTGTTTAAAGATCTTTTGTTGAAACCAAAATACCCATTCCATCTTTTGGTAACTTCTAGGTTTGGATTCCCCACGCGGATATTACTTGGGTTTGACAGGTCTCTAAATGTTTGAAGTTGCTGGAGAGAAGGGTTTTGGTTTGAAAACCTTACACTGGCATATAAGCTTTTTTGTTTTTTCATCCTTTTCCAGATATAGGCATTAAAACTTGGAAGCTGAAAGCTTCTACTAATCGTTTGTTCACTCCTTAAAAAATCTCTGTTTTCGAGTGTTCTCCAAGAGTATCCTACAAAGAAATTTGCATATAATTTATCGTCTTGTAACTCTAGACCTGTAAAAGGTGCGTGTAAAACAGAATTGTATTCAAAATTAGAACTCAGGTCTTTATTGAAATCATTAAAAGAATTTCCAACTTTATCAAAAGTGCTTTTTTCATTTTTGAGTTGGGAATAGTTCAAACGATAACCCGTTTTCCAATAAAGTTTCTTTTTCTTCAAGGCGTGACGATAGGCTATTTCGGGTCTGAAAACGATTTTATCAGATGCTGTAGTCACCTTTTGATCTCTATTGGTTTCCGTGTTATTGAGAGGCTCAGAAAGTTTAAGTGTCTGAAAATTGTCTGAACGGGTATTCACAAATTGATCCTGATATCTCAAACGAATAGAACTTCCTTTATTCCCAATATTATGGCTGATATCTAAATCATTTTGGAAATCAAGGTTATTAAAATCACTTTCATTAACAGATTTGGACTTATTTGCTATTTCACCATCACTATTTCTGGTTTCCGATTCAGAGATATTTTTAGATTCACTTTCAGAAAGATTCAACCGAGGTTCATAACTAATATACCAAGTGGTGTCCTTTTTCCAAGCCATTTCTAGGCCGAAATTATGATTATTTATGGTTCTGTCTCCAGAGTTTTTTCCAGAATTTTTGAATTTAGATTGATCCGGTAAAGAGTACTCCCTCTGGTATTCCTTGGCGGTTTCTGTGGTGATTCCTGAATGGAAATATTTTACGCCAATATCTGTGTTTGCATTAATTTTATCATCATAATTGAGTCCAGCATTTCTAGAAGTGGTAATTCCATTGGCACCCCCAAACTGCATTCCATCTATAGAAAAACTACCATTGCTAGAGCGGGTCATGCTTCTTCCGCCCCCATACATTTTTCTTATTTCTCCAAACCCAAAACCGGCTGTATTGATATTGTTTTGTCCAAAAAGAACACTAATTCTTCTATCGTTATTGAAATAATTAAATAAACCGGCACCTTCATATCTTTCGTCTGTACCTATTCCCGCAGAAACTCTTCCAAAAATCCCTTTGTTTTTATCCTTTTTGATGGTCAGATTGATCGATTTTTCTTCGGTATTTCCTTTTTCACCAGTAAGCGCCTCAGCTTTGGTTTTAGAATCGGTAATTTGAATCTTTTCTATCATTTCTTTAGTAAGATTCTTCGTGGCAATCGTGGGGTCGTTTCCAAAAAAAGACTTTCCATTTACCGTGATATTTTTTACCTCTTTACCATTTACCATGATTTTTCCGTCTTTGGTAATTTCTACTCCAGGGAGTTTTTTTAGTAAATCTTCCACAGTAGCATTTTCTTTAGCCTTAAAAGAATCTGCATTAAATTCCAAAGTATCTTTTTTGATAATCAATGGAACGGCTTTTTCTGTTAGTTCCACTTCCCCAAGCATTCCACCTTCTGACAGAGAAATAGATCCTAGTGAGGTTTTCTTATCTTTAAGTCTTAATTTTCTTTCAATAGGCTGATATCCCACAAAAGAAATATGCAAAAGCACCTCAGAAAGATAGGTTCTTGTTTCTATTTTAAAATTCCCTTCTGTGTCTGTAATAGAATAGGCAATGAGGTTACTATCCGATGGATTTTCTATATAAACGGTGGCACTTTCAAGGCCTTCATTTGTGTTTTTATCCAGAATTTTCCCTGTAATTTCAACAGATCTACTTTGCCCAAATACCCATAGTGGTATTAAGAAAATAAGAAGGATTAATTTTCGCATTTTTTAAATTATAAGGTTAAGTAAGGAGTCAAATGTATTGACTTCAATAGAGAACAACGAAAAATATTAGTTATAAATTGTAAAACTCAATTGAAAAATATTAATTTAACTTTGCTCGGCAGAGAAAGAACATCATGAAAAAATTTGTAATAGTTGGACTAGGAAATATAGGTTCAGAATACGAAAACACTAGACATAATATCGGTTTTAAAGTCGTGGAAGCTTTGGCAAAAAAATACCAAGGCAAATGGGAAACCAGTAAAAACTCTTACCGATCAGAAATCAAAATAAAAGGACGAACGGCTGTATTGGTAAAACCCACTACCTATATGAATTTGAGTGGTAAAGCCGTAAAACATCACCTCACAGCCGAAAAAGTACCTCAAGAGCAATTGATGGTAATTACCGATGATCTTTCACTAGATTTTGGAGCCATCAGAATAAGAGGAAAAGGATCTGCAGGAGGTCATAATGGACACAAGCACATTATAGAAACCCTACGTTCTGAAGCTTACCCTCGTTTGCGTTTTGGAATATCAGCAGATTATTCAAAGGGCAGACAAGTGGATTATGTACTTGGAGAATGGAGTTATGAAGAAGAATTGGAGCTAGAAAACCTGATAGAACACTGCATAAAAGCTATGGAAAGCTTTGTTTTTAGAGGACTTGGAGACTGTATGAATAATTACAATAAGAAGGCTTGATTTTTAGTGTGTTCACGTTTTTTCAAGTGTTGAGGAATTAAAAATTGGTGGATGCTGAGTGAGTTCACCAATTAGAAATTGGCTGTAGCGGGGATTTCAGAAGAAAACTCAAAAGACTCCTAAAAAAGAAATAGAAAAGGCAGGAGG encodes:
- a CDS encoding outer membrane beta-barrel protein, with product MRKLILLIFLIPLWVFGQSRSVEITGKILDKNTNEGLESATVYIENPSDSNLIAYSITDTEGNFKIETRTYLSEVLLHISFVGYQPIERKLRLKDKKTSLGSISLSEGGMLGEVELTEKAVPLIIKKDTLEFNADSFKAKENATVEDLLKKLPGVEITKDGKIMVNGKEVKNITVNGKSFFGNDPTIATKNLTKEMIEKIQITDSKTKAEALTGEKGNTEEKSINLTIKKDKNKGIFGRVSAGIGTDERYEGAGLFNYFNNDRRISVLFGQNNINTAGFGFGEIRKMYGGGRSMTRSSNGSFSIDGMQFGGANGITTSRNAGLNYDDKINANTDIGVKYFHSGITTETAKEYQREYSLPDQSKFKNSGKNSGDRTINNHNFGLEMAWKKDTTWYISYEPRLNLSESESKNISESETRNSDGEIANKSKSVNESDFNNLDFQNDLDISHNIGNKGSSIRLRYQDQFVNTRSDNFQTLKLSEPLNNTETNRDQKVTTASDKIVFRPEIAYRHALKKKKLYWKTGYRLNYSQLKNEKSTFDKVGNSFNDFNKDLSSNFEYNSVLHAPFTGLELQDDKLYANFFVGYSWRTLENRDFLRSEQTISRSFQLPSFNAYIWKRMKKQKSLYASVRFSNQNPSLQQLQTFRDLSNPSNIRVGNPNLEVTKRWNGYFGFNKRSLNKGWSYYFYGNFNYRNDAIIDSVSISDNFIRTSSYTNANGKYNTYTSASLSRTFEVDSVKSFKALTRISFQFYNDLFYNNGILGENKINSLNPQIGATYEHEDLWDISLSYDWERRKSEFALEHFEDNEVIVHNVELDLNWDITKRLRWENTLDFMYTPALEDIYDNQVLFWNSKIAYDVLEDKATLSLKAYDLLRQNNSVQRRIRSNYTESSSNLVLQPYFMLSLTYKFNTMTKKKQKNDFEGDWF
- the pth gene encoding aminoacyl-tRNA hydrolase gives rise to the protein MKKFVIVGLGNIGSEYENTRHNIGFKVVEALAKKYQGKWETSKNSYRSEIKIKGRTAVLVKPTTYMNLSGKAVKHHLTAEKVPQEQLMVITDDLSLDFGAIRIRGKGSAGGHNGHKHIIETLRSEAYPRLRFGISADYSKGRQVDYVLGEWSYEEELELENLIEHCIKAMESFVFRGLGDCMNNYNKKA